One part of the Coffea eugenioides isolate CCC68of chromosome 10, Ceug_1.0, whole genome shotgun sequence genome encodes these proteins:
- the LOC113750787 gene encoding uncharacterized protein LOC113750787 produces the protein MAQAERLVLKDVPMLLDVNITGWSRSYNFVRDVAVSWLSSCLSKLEVLTLFDLSSPSDQPHEQILELPQLSSLKQLTLLVYASKDRGLIGCTSLIKASPNLEKFVLKLQLYSDIKRSNREFKKAKNYPHQHLKVVKISGYYGRKSEVELINYFLENAIALENIIVDPHEELTYRSRSMHEEVARSFAQEQLEGKIPSRINLVIL, from the exons ATGGCTCAAGCAGAAAGGCTAGTGCTTAAGGATGTTCCCATGCTTCTTGATGTAAACATTACGGGATGGTCAAGGTCATACAACTTTGTAAGAGACGTAGCTGTTTCTTGGCTTTCCAGCTGCCTGTCGAAACTGGAGGTCCTTACCTTATTTGACTTGTCTTCGCCTTCGGATCAG CCTCATGAGCAGATTCTCGAGCTTCCTCAACTATCGAGTTTGAAGCAGTTGACCTTGCTGGTTTATGCATCGAAAGATCGCGGCCTGATTGGATGTACTTCTTTGATTAAGGCTTCACCCAACTTGGAGAAGTTCGTCTTAAAG TTGCAGTTGTATTCTGATATCAAAAGAAGCAACAGAGAGTTTAAGAAAGCCAAAAATTATCCTCATCAACAtcttaaagtggtgaaaatatcCGGATACTATGGTCGGAAAAGTGAAGTTGAACTTATCAATtatttcttagaaaatgctATAGCCCTTGAGAATATTATAGTCGACCCTCATGAAGAGTTGACGTACCGGTCTCGGTCCATGCATGAAGAAGTAGCAAGAAGTTTTGCTCAAGAACAGCTCGAGGGAAAAATCCCTTCACGTATTAACTTAGTGATTCTTTag
- the LOC113749891 gene encoding uncharacterized protein LOC113749891 isoform X2, giving the protein MSSSDDEKLSQMIRDYIELDPSSPISSSKSLQVDQKSSFVYLQEILERVTVAESEILRKIFLYWKDLEPSKLRKWVVMNLGKDYYDASLCRTSWVTKFNRSSGEYEYIDVMMKNDATSDGAVRLIVDIDFRSQFELARPTPEYEELSNSLPSIFVGTELKLEKIISLVCSAAKESLRERGLHVPPWRKASYMHSKWLSENCKKISFPELGTI; this is encoded by the exons ATGTCCAGCTCAGATGATGAAAAACTATCCCAGATGATCAGAGACTACATTGAGTTGGATCCATCATCTCCTATTTCTTCTTCAAAATCCCTCCAAGTCGATCAAAAGTCATCGTTCGTGTACTTACAG GAAATTCTTGAGCGTGTAACTGTTGCCGAGTCTGAAATTCTTAGAAAAATCTTTTTGTACTGGAAAGATTTAGAGCCCAGCAAGCTAAGAAAATGGGTTGTTATGAATTTGGGAAAGGACTATTACGACGCTAGTCTTTGTAGGACTTCTTGGGTCACAAAATTTAATCGCTCTTCAG GTGAATACGAGTACATTGATGTGATGATGAAGAATGATGCTACAAGTGATGGTGCTGTGAGATTGATTGTAGACATTGATTTTAGGTCTCAGTTTGAGCTGGCAAGGCCTACACCAGAATATGAAGAGCTCTCAAATTCTCTGCCTTCAATTTTTGTTGGGACAGAATTAAAACTTGAAAAGATCATCTCTTTGGTTTGTTCAGCTGCAAAAGAGTCTTTAAGAGAAAGGGGTCTTCACGTTCCTCCATGGAGAAAAGCTAGTTACATGCACTCCAAGTGGCTctctgaaaattgcaaaaagaTCTCATTCCCAGAGCTTGGGACAATCTAA
- the LOC113749891 gene encoding uncharacterized protein LOC113749891 isoform X1: MSSSDDEKLSQMIRDYIELDPSSPISSSKSLQVDQKSSFVYLQEILERVTVAESEILRKIFLYWKDLEPSKLRKWVVMNLGKDYYDASLCRTSWVTKFNRSSVFEFTGEYEYIDVMMKNDATSDGAVRLIVDIDFRSQFELARPTPEYEELSNSLPSIFVGTELKLEKIISLVCSAAKESLRERGLHVPPWRKASYMHSKWLSENCKKISFPELGTI, from the exons ATGTCCAGCTCAGATGATGAAAAACTATCCCAGATGATCAGAGACTACATTGAGTTGGATCCATCATCTCCTATTTCTTCTTCAAAATCCCTCCAAGTCGATCAAAAGTCATCGTTCGTGTACTTACAG GAAATTCTTGAGCGTGTAACTGTTGCCGAGTCTGAAATTCTTAGAAAAATCTTTTTGTACTGGAAAGATTTAGAGCCCAGCAAGCTAAGAAAATGGGTTGTTATGAATTTGGGAAAGGACTATTACGACGCTAGTCTTTGTAGGACTTCTTGGGTCACAAAATTTAATCGCTCTTCAG TTTTTGAATTTACAGGTGAATACGAGTACATTGATGTGATGATGAAGAATGATGCTACAAGTGATGGTGCTGTGAGATTGATTGTAGACATTGATTTTAGGTCTCAGTTTGAGCTGGCAAGGCCTACACCAGAATATGAAGAGCTCTCAAATTCTCTGCCTTCAATTTTTGTTGGGACAGAATTAAAACTTGAAAAGATCATCTCTTTGGTTTGTTCAGCTGCAAAAGAGTCTTTAAGAGAAAGGGGTCTTCACGTTCCTCCATGGAGAAAAGCTAGTTACATGCACTCCAAGTGGCTctctgaaaattgcaaaaagaTCTCATTCCCAGAGCTTGGGACAATCTAA